From a region of the Lactuca sativa cultivar Salinas chromosome 4, Lsat_Salinas_v11, whole genome shotgun sequence genome:
- the LOC111878576 gene encoding LOB domain-containing protein 30 codes for MSGNTSTSSTGGGGGGGPCGACKFLRRKCVAECIFAPYFDSEQGATHFAAVHRVFGASNVTKLLLNIPVNKRLDAVITICYEAQARLRDPVYGCVAQIFALQQQVASLQTELSYFQAHLATLEAVAPPPQPPPPPPPPPPHLQFTRAGLSISDLPTTTSTCIPTTYDLSSLFEPTTLKPSSWTMQQMCPHHEFSSCNTIAPPADMQPSQNNDVNLQELGKFVAVPCSSGTSLPPHGRGDEIV; via the exons ATGAGCGGAAATACTAGCACTAGCAGCAccggtggcggtggcggtggtgGACCATGTGGAGCTTGCAAGTTTTTGAGAAGAAAGTGTGTGGCAGAGTGCATATTCGCGCCATATTTCGACTCCGAGCAAGGAGCCACCCATTTCGCGGCGGTGCATAGGGTTTTCGGTGCCAGTAATGTCACCAAACTCCTCCTGAATATTCCGGTTAACAAGCGCCTCGATGCCGTCATCACCATTTGTTATGAAGCTCAAGCTAGGCTCAGAGATCCTGTCTATGGATGTGTTGCTCAAATCTTTGCCCTTCAACAACAG GTAGCAAGTCTACAAACTGAGCTCTCTTATTTCCAAGCACACTTAGCAACCCTAGAGGCGGTGGCACctccaccacaaccaccacctcctccaccaccgccaccaccccaTTTACAATTCACACGGGCGGGATTATCCATAAGTGACCTCCCAACAACCACATCCACATGCATCCCCACTACCTACGATTTATCATCACTTTTTGAACCAACAACACTAAAACCTTCTTCATGGACCATGCAACAGATGTGTCCCCATCATGAGTTTAGCAGCTGTAACACCATAGCTCCGCCGGCTGACATGCAACCATCACAGAACAACGACGTTAATCTTCAGGAGTTGGGTAAATTTGTGGCTGTGCCATGTAGTAGTGGGACATCATTGCCACCGCATGGTAGAGGAGATGAGATAGTAtga